In Magnetococcales bacterium, a genomic segment contains:
- the murA gene encoding UDP-N-acetylglucosamine 1-carboxyvinyltransferase — MDKILVRGGRPLNGTISISGAKNATLPALAASLLTTGRVRLSNIPHLRDVTTMLELLGQHGSSITIDEKLDVEIDNSRIVNFTAPYDLVCTMRASILVMGPLLARYGQTEISLPGGCAIGSRPVNLHIQGLRAMGADIELGGGYIRARAKRLHGARFTFDPVTVTGTENLLMAATLAKGETLLENAAREPEVVDLAQCLTAMGARIHGAGTSTIIIEGVDHLQGCRHAIIPDRIETATFMIGAVLTRGDVLLTNASAETLRAPIDKLKNMGAIIEEPDSDTIRVRCSGDIEAADLETAPYPGFPTDLQAQMLVLNSLARGTGIVTETVFENRFMHVSELQRMGADIRVRGNTAHVRGSRRLIGAPVMATDLRASASLVLAGLAAEGETLISRVYHIDRGYERIEEKLRALNADIQRISG; from the coding sequence ATGGATAAAATTCTGGTCCGTGGTGGCCGCCCCCTCAATGGGACAATCTCGATCAGTGGCGCCAAGAACGCCACGCTTCCGGCACTGGCGGCGAGCCTGCTGACGACAGGCCGGGTGCGCCTGTCCAACATACCCCATCTCCGGGATGTCACGACGATGCTGGAACTGCTCGGCCAGCACGGATCCTCCATCACCATCGACGAAAAACTCGATGTCGAGATCGACAACTCCCGGATCGTCAACTTTACCGCCCCCTACGACCTGGTGTGTACCATGCGGGCCTCCATTCTGGTCATGGGGCCGCTTCTGGCCCGTTACGGGCAGACCGAAATCTCCCTCCCCGGCGGCTGTGCCATCGGCTCGCGTCCCGTCAACCTTCACATCCAGGGACTGCGGGCGATGGGGGCCGACATCGAACTGGGTGGCGGCTACATACGCGCCCGCGCCAAACGCCTCCATGGCGCCCGCTTCACCTTCGATCCGGTGACCGTGACCGGAACCGAAAACCTGCTCATGGCGGCAACGCTCGCCAAGGGGGAAACGCTCCTCGAAAACGCCGCCCGCGAGCCCGAGGTCGTCGATCTGGCCCAGTGTCTGACCGCCATGGGGGCCAGAATTCACGGCGCCGGGACCAGCACCATCATCATCGAAGGGGTCGATCACCTGCAAGGATGCCGTCATGCCATCATCCCCGACCGCATCGAAACGGCAACCTTCATGATCGGCGCCGTCCTGACCCGGGGAGATGTCCTTCTGACCAACGCAAGCGCCGAAACCCTCCGCGCCCCCATCGACAAACTGAAAAACATGGGCGCCATCATCGAGGAACCCGACAGCGACACCATCCGCGTCCGTTGCAGCGGTGACATCGAGGCCGCCGACCTGGAAACCGCCCCCTACCCCGGCTTCCCCACCGACCTTCAGGCGCAAATGCTGGTCCTCAACAGCCTTGCCCGCGGAACGGGAATCGTCACCGAAACCGTTTTCGAAAACCGCTTCATGCATGTTTCCGAACTGCAACGGATGGGGGCCGACATTCGTGTCCGGGGCAATACCGCCCATGTCCGCGGTTCCCGGCGCCTCATCGGCGCCCCGGTCATGGCGACCGACTTGCGCGCCTCCGCATCGCTCGTCCTGGCGGGACTCGCCGCCGAAGGGGAAACCCTCATTTCCCGGGTCTATCATATCGATCGCGGCTACGAGCGCATCGAGGAAAAACTTCGCGCCTTGAACGCCGACATTCAAAGAATCAGCGGTTAG
- a CDS encoding acetyl-CoA carboxylase biotin carboxyl carrier protein subunit, with protein sequence MVSREAPAAAPVAAPPPPKAAAPAAAGGQEARIAPLAGIVTAVFVKDGDVVKAGDRVVEIEAMKQKNEVVAHRAGTVKDLAVKVGDAVESAQLLMNIA encoded by the coding sequence ATGGTTTCCAGGGAAGCGCCGGCTGCTGCTCCGGTCGCAGCCCCTCCGCCGCCGAAGGCCGCCGCTCCGGCTGCCGCCGGTGGTCAGGAAGCCCGGATCGCCCCCCTCGCCGGGATCGTGACTGCCGTGTTCGTCAAGGATGGCGATGTCGTCAAGGCTGGAGACCGGGTCGTCGAAATCGAAGCCATGAAACAGAAAAACGAGGTGGTCGCCCATCGCGCCGGGACCGTGAAAGACTTGGCGGTCAAGGTGGGTGACGCGGTGGAGTCCGCTCAACTGTTGATGAACATCGCCTGA
- a CDS encoding acyl-CoA carboxylase subunit beta — translation MAIPIKALETLRNRRKAISETGDEDKIKKRRAKGLMTARERLDHLFQEGTFQELGAHIQHRCNFFGMEGKEIPSDGVVVGTGYVDGRQVAAASQDFLAMAGTLGKAHATKIVAGMEIAKKVGIPLVAFKDSGGARIQEAVDALSGYGEVFYQNVLLSGVVPQIAVILGPCAGGASYSPALMDFIIMTRENAQMFITGPQVIKAVSGRECSMDEVGGAMMHATVSGNVHFVADDDEHAIEICKELLSYLPNNNTQDPPHHPYPELDMSEDPEMEKLVPEDPKEAMDVTKVIERLVDDGIYLQVHELFAQNLITCFARIEGVVVGILANQSKVRAGCLDIDASDKGARFIRFCNAFNIPLVNLVDVPGFLPGIEQERGGIIRHGAKLLFAYSAATVPKITIILRKAYGGSYLAMCSQELGADVVLAWPTAEIAVMGAEGAINILYRKEMDEATDKRAKAKELAAEYRDKFASPYLAASRGYITDVIEPGQTRGQAALSLRKLLSKRDLRPLKKHGNIPL, via the coding sequence ATGGCGATACCAATCAAAGCCCTTGAAACGTTGCGTAACCGCCGCAAGGCGATCTCCGAGACGGGTGACGAGGACAAGATCAAGAAACGCCGCGCCAAGGGGTTGATGACAGCGCGCGAGCGTCTGGACCACCTTTTCCAGGAGGGGACCTTCCAGGAATTGGGAGCGCATATCCAGCACCGGTGCAACTTTTTCGGCATGGAAGGGAAAGAAATCCCTTCCGACGGGGTTGTCGTCGGGACCGGGTACGTCGATGGACGGCAGGTTGCCGCCGCCAGTCAGGATTTCCTGGCCATGGCGGGGACTCTTGGCAAGGCGCACGCCACCAAGATCGTCGCCGGGATGGAAATCGCCAAGAAAGTGGGCATTCCCCTGGTCGCCTTCAAGGATTCGGGCGGCGCCCGCATCCAGGAAGCGGTCGATGCCCTGTCGGGGTATGGCGAGGTGTTCTATCAGAACGTCCTCCTGTCCGGGGTGGTGCCGCAGATCGCGGTCATTCTCGGGCCGTGCGCCGGTGGCGCCTCCTATTCGCCGGCCCTGATGGACTTCATCATCATGACCCGCGAAAATGCCCAGATGTTCATCACCGGACCCCAGGTGATCAAGGCAGTCAGCGGTCGTGAATGTTCCATGGACGAGGTTGGCGGCGCCATGATGCACGCCACCGTCAGCGGCAATGTCCATTTTGTCGCCGACGACGATGAGCACGCCATCGAAATCTGCAAGGAGTTGTTGAGCTATCTGCCAAACAACAACACCCAGGACCCGCCCCATCATCCCTATCCCGAACTGGACATGTCCGAGGACCCGGAGATGGAGAAGCTGGTTCCCGAGGACCCCAAGGAGGCGATGGACGTCACCAAGGTGATCGAGCGGCTTGTCGATGACGGGATTTACCTTCAGGTTCACGAACTGTTCGCCCAGAATCTGATTACCTGCTTTGCCCGGATCGAAGGGGTCGTGGTGGGGATCCTGGCCAATCAATCCAAGGTACGGGCGGGTTGTCTGGACATTGACGCTTCCGACAAGGGGGCGCGGTTCATCCGCTTCTGCAACGCTTTCAATATTCCTCTGGTCAATCTGGTCGATGTGCCGGGATTCTTGCCCGGGATTGAGCAGGAGCGGGGCGGGATCATCCGCCATGGCGCGAAATTGTTGTTCGCCTATTCCGCCGCCACGGTCCCCAAGATCACCATCATCCTGAGAAAGGCCTATGGCGGGTCCTACCTGGCCATGTGCAGCCAGGAGCTCGGGGCCGATGTGGTACTCGCCTGGCCGACCGCCGAGATTGCCGTGATGGGTGCCGAAGGGGCGATCAACATTCTGTACCGCAAGGAAATGGACGAGGCCACGGACAAGAGGGCCAAGGCCAAGGAATTGGCTGCGGAATATCGCGACAAATTCGCTTCCCCTTATCTTGCGGCCTCCCGGGGGTACATCACCGACGTGATTGAGCCGGGTCAAACCCGGGGACAGGCGGCCCTTTCATTGAGGAAACTCTTGAGCAAGAGGGACCTCCGGCCGCTGAAGAAGCACGGCAATATTCCCCTTTGA
- a CDS encoding sodium ion-translocating decarboxylase subunit beta: MDINPLDIFQGISTLVSSFESQPSIAFARLFLIALGCVLIYLGHKGVLEPLLMVPMGLGMAAVNAGVMFVPPSMNLPEQGDKGTLFLNPMISEGEKLTYILQVDFLQPIYIYTFSNGLIACLVFMGIGSLLDVGYIMARPFQSMFIAVCAELGTIVTYPLGVAIGLPEGAAAATSTIGGADGPMVLFASLMLAPDIFVPITVVAYLYLGLTYGGYPYLIKAMIPEHILAIPMPIEKPVRITAGQKMVFAIITCILLCLLFPVAAPLFLSVFLGVTIREAGLKDFHTLFSNTVLYGATFFLGLVLGILCEAATIMNPVVLRLLVLGIFALTVAAIGGILGGYALYFWSGKKYNPVIGIAGVSCVPTCAKVAQKSVTKVNRECIILPQAMGANISGVITSAILAAVLIALVGPLK, from the coding sequence GTGGATATTAACCCATTGGATATTTTTCAGGGCATCAGTACATTGGTGTCCTCTTTCGAAAGCCAACCTTCAATCGCTTTCGCCAGACTGTTTCTCATCGCTCTTGGCTGCGTTCTGATTTATCTTGGGCACAAGGGGGTGCTCGAACCTCTGCTGATGGTTCCCATGGGGTTGGGCATGGCGGCGGTCAACGCGGGCGTCATGTTTGTTCCACCTTCCATGAATCTTCCGGAGCAGGGAGACAAGGGAACATTGTTTCTCAACCCGATGATTTCCGAAGGGGAAAAACTGACCTACATACTCCAGGTCGATTTTCTTCAGCCGATTTACATCTATACCTTCTCCAACGGTTTGATCGCCTGTCTGGTGTTCATGGGGATCGGATCGCTCCTGGATGTCGGGTACATCATGGCCCGGCCCTTTCAGAGCATGTTCATTGCGGTGTGCGCCGAACTGGGGACCATCGTGACCTATCCTCTGGGGGTGGCCATCGGTTTGCCCGAGGGGGCGGCCGCCGCCACCTCGACGATCGGCGGGGCGGATGGCCCGATGGTGCTGTTCGCATCCTTGATGCTGGCCCCGGACATCTTTGTCCCGATCACTGTGGTCGCCTATCTTTATCTGGGGCTGACTTATGGCGGGTATCCCTATCTGATCAAGGCGATGATCCCGGAGCATATCCTGGCCATTCCAATGCCGATCGAAAAACCGGTACGGATCACCGCCGGACAGAAGATGGTTTTTGCCATCATCACCTGCATCCTTCTCTGTCTGCTGTTTCCGGTCGCCGCTCCTCTGTTTCTCTCCGTGTTTCTTGGGGTGACCATTCGTGAAGCGGGCCTCAAGGATTTTCATACCCTTTTCTCCAATACCGTGCTTTATGGAGCGACCTTCTTCCTTGGTCTGGTTCTCGGCATTCTTTGCGAAGCTGCGACCATCATGAACCCGGTGGTGCTGCGTCTGCTCGTCCTTGGCATCTTTGCCCTGACCGTGGCAGCCATTGGCGGAATCCTCGGGGGGTATGCGCTTTATTTCTGGTCGGGGAAAAAATACAACCCGGTGATTGGCATTGCGGGAGTCAGTTGCGTTCCGACATGTGCCAAGGTGGCGCAAAAGAGTGTTACCAAAGTAAACCGTGAATGCATCATCCTGCCGCAGGCCATGGGTGCCAATATCAGCGGTGTCATCACCTCGGCCATCCTGGCGGCGGTATTGATCGCCCTTGTGGGGCCGCTCAAATAG